In Thermococcus bergensis, one DNA window encodes the following:
- a CDS encoding phosphoribosyltransferase, translated as MDKVYLTWWQVDRAIFSLADSLREYKPDVIVGISRGGLIPAVRLSHILGDVEFKVIDVKFYKDIGERGEKPVITIPLHGDLEGKKVVIVDDVSDTGKTLQVVIEEVKNRGAKDIKVACLAMKPWTSVVPDFYVFRTDKWIVFPWEEFPVVVRE; from the coding sequence ATGGACAAAGTTTATCTCACATGGTGGCAGGTTGATAGGGCAATCTTCTCACTTGCTGACAGCTTAAGAGAATACAAACCCGACGTCATCGTTGGGATCTCAAGGGGAGGCCTTATTCCAGCAGTAAGGCTTAGCCACATCCTCGGAGATGTGGAGTTCAAGGTAATCGACGTAAAGTTCTACAAGGACATAGGAGAGAGAGGAGAAAAGCCTGTGATAACAATCCCCCTCCATGGAGACCTCGAAGGAAAGAAGGTTGTAATAGTAGACGACGTCAGCGATACCGGAAAGACTCTCCAAGTCGTTATTGAGGAAGTAAAAAACAGGGGCGCCAAGGACATTAAGGTGGCCTGTTTGGCTATGAAACCCTGGACTTCAGTTGTTCCAGACTTCTACGTTTTCAGAACAGACAAGTGGATAGTTTTCCCCTGGGAAGAATTCCCAGTGGTGGTTAGGGAATGA
- the thpR gene encoding RNA 2',3'-cyclic phosphodiesterase, which translates to MRAFIAIDVNDKVRQKLVGAQEKIEKTKSAKIKYVEPENLHLTLKFLGEITEEQAEDIKKLLEQIAKKHRKHIVRVKGIGVFPSYNYVRVIWAGLENDEEIKRMAKEIDDALFKLGFKREKDFVSHITIGRVKFVKDKVELMLALKELANEDFGEFEVNAIELKKSTLTPKGPIYETIARFELQD; encoded by the coding sequence ATGAGGGCCTTCATAGCGATTGATGTTAACGATAAAGTAAGACAAAAGCTCGTAGGAGCTCAGGAAAAAATAGAAAAAACAAAATCCGCAAAAATCAAATACGTTGAGCCGGAAAACCTTCACCTTACTCTAAAATTTTTGGGTGAAATAACGGAGGAGCAAGCAGAGGATATTAAAAAACTCCTGGAGCAGATAGCCAAAAAGCACAGGAAGCACATCGTAAGAGTTAAGGGCATAGGGGTGTTCCCGAGTTACAATTATGTCAGGGTTATCTGGGCTGGACTAGAAAACGATGAAGAGATAAAGAGGATGGCAAAAGAGATAGACGATGCACTTTTCAAACTTGGTTTTAAGAGAGAAAAGGATTTTGTTTCCCACATAACAATCGGAAGAGTAAAGTTTGTGAAGGACAAGGTTGAGCTCATGCTGGCGTTGAAAGAACTCGCTAACGAGGATTTTGGAGAGTTTGAGGTCAACGCAATAGAGCTCAAGAAGAGCACCCTAACGCCAAAGGGCCCGATTTATGAGACAATCGCAAGATTTGAGCTGCAGGATTAG
- the cca gene encoding CCA tRNA nucleotidyltransferase: MELLKEVLEKIKPSEEERAVVNAVTKEIVDIAEEEIEKRKLDVTPRLVGSIAKDTYLSGDHDVDLFLAFPLEVPLEELRKAGLELGKAIGKRLGSYEIAYAEHPYVRALYRGFEVDIVPCYNVKSWREVKTAVDRSLLHTEWVISHLNGKNDEVRLLKKFLKGINAYGSEVYVRGFSGYLTELLIIKYDSFMNLLENVEFLGKSKIIDLEGWLKKEPEIAYKTVEREKERPLVVIDPVDPRRNVASALSWEKFGVFYFKAMEFIESPRIEFFFPSRAKAEDYKSLIREKGTNLVTLLFPKPELVDDVLLPQLERSAKGLEKSLRREGFEVFDSNWGYAEKAFIMLEVDRVERPRVILKPGPELLSERALDFYAKNQKVWIRGKQLYSEKRVKESIVDVIEELLAKNQVALGRNLREPIKNAEILINLVPPELEEEAYLFLSKEKWNIKG, encoded by the coding sequence ATGGAACTCCTGAAAGAAGTTCTAGAGAAGATAAAGCCCTCAGAAGAGGAAAGGGCTGTAGTAAATGCAGTAACGAAGGAAATAGTTGATATTGCAGAGGAAGAGATAGAGAAAAGAAAGCTTGACGTTACTCCTCGTTTGGTGGGCTCAATAGCGAAGGACACCTATCTCTCTGGAGACCACGATGTTGATCTTTTCTTGGCGTTTCCTCTCGAAGTCCCTCTTGAGGAGTTAAGGAAAGCAGGTTTGGAACTTGGAAAAGCCATTGGCAAGAGGCTTGGGAGCTATGAAATAGCCTACGCCGAACATCCATACGTGAGAGCCCTCTACAGGGGCTTTGAAGTTGACATCGTTCCCTGCTACAATGTGAAAAGCTGGAGAGAAGTAAAGACGGCAGTTGACAGGTCACTGCTCCACACAGAGTGGGTGATAAGTCACTTAAACGGGAAAAACGATGAGGTGAGACTTCTCAAAAAGTTCTTGAAGGGGATAAACGCCTACGGCAGTGAAGTTTACGTTAGAGGCTTCTCCGGCTATTTAACGGAGCTTTTGATAATAAAGTACGACTCCTTCATGAACCTTCTTGAAAACGTCGAATTCCTGGGAAAGAGCAAGATAATAGACCTTGAAGGCTGGCTAAAGAAAGAACCGGAGATAGCTTACAAAACTGTGGAAAGGGAAAAGGAAAGGCCGCTAGTCGTCATAGATCCCGTTGACCCGAGAAGAAACGTTGCCTCCGCTCTTAGCTGGGAAAAGTTTGGAGTGTTTTATTTTAAAGCCATGGAGTTCATAGAAAGCCCCAGAATTGAGTTTTTCTTCCCATCAAGAGCAAAAGCTGAAGATTACAAATCCCTGATCAGAGAAAAGGGTACAAACCTTGTTACCCTTCTCTTCCCGAAGCCTGAGCTTGTGGACGATGTTCTCCTTCCTCAGCTTGAGAGAAGCGCAAAGGGGCTTGAAAAGAGCCTGCGGAGAGAAGGCTTTGAGGTTTTTGACTCAAACTGGGGATACGCTGAGAAGGCGTTCATTATGCTTGAAGTCGATAGAGTAGAAAGGCCTAGGGTAATCTTAAAACCCGGCCCGGAACTCTTGAGCGAGAGGGCACTCGACTTTTATGCAAAGAACCAGAAGGTCTGGATACGGGGAAAGCAGCTGTACTCGGAGAAAAGGGTTAAGGAAAGCATAGTGGACGTTATCGAAGAGCTTCTCGCCAAAAATCAAGTCGCTCTTGGCAGAAATCTAAGGGAGCCAATAAAAAATGCGGAGATTTTAATAAACCTCGTCCCTCCGGAGCTTGAGGAAGAAGCTTACCTCTTCCTCAGCAAAGAAAAATGGAACATAAAGGGCTAA
- a CDS encoding polysaccharide deacetylase family protein, with the protein MYQKFGYHFHAYQPGDVIYIHDGSGWDPIKYSERLSPVSLKIRDVEVKSRNWTRTVIKAYEYTSDALGSLKSGSVSVDFEPFTLYMILRYKPKIYGEIVDLLMNKVEPVVTTPFHPIVPHLSTFEQEILARISFDFYEPFIKDRDVVGYWLPENVITREAAKIVAESTQKEILFLLDERQFVGLHLPQAKFSCNTYKCDDKTAYVFGRDHQLSDAFAFNTLDVDGLVRAVVEGRVDVFKENAGIPYLVYLASDLEALLSNPQQLDKFLGWVARLEEKGVEAINAVEFIRKKKREEFKKLEGECTENFRINVKDYSSWSDYYDLSIDGRTSDMRWLGMRREDGKVINRLYKGNKVSQLWKYAFTKLFRELNRSIRFGVVDLIRKYLPEAEIDAIKEFLVRYARIFFREHYEYFEMDTTVEYVMGPIKDLDPTLALRLGRIYYIMLLANHSCPRFWENIDTRVTFGNVSAISKALIELMKVYIEENMHERANYILLEYMKLLAFPQLYYDYELFKMPGLEGWETSEQAWFESLKSEVPNCDYNVVTRAALFVGKEDLPEDIKSAIEVLYDLRKAVADTGHIPGEMHGNWENREWCEHRAKL; encoded by the coding sequence ATGTACCAGAAGTTTGGATATCACTTTCATGCTTACCAGCCCGGGGATGTTATATACATACACGATGGCTCGGGGTGGGATCCGATAAAATACTCCGAACGATTGAGCCCCGTGTCTCTGAAGATAAGGGACGTAGAGGTAAAGTCCAGAAACTGGACAAGAACCGTTATCAAAGCCTATGAATACACGAGCGACGCTTTAGGCTCTCTAAAATCCGGGTCTGTGAGCGTTGATTTTGAGCCGTTCACTCTCTACATGATTCTAAGATACAAACCAAAGATATATGGGGAAATAGTCGATCTGCTCATGAACAAGGTAGAGCCAGTTGTGACAACACCCTTTCACCCAATAGTGCCCCATCTCAGCACCTTTGAACAGGAAATCCTTGCGAGAATCTCCTTCGACTTCTACGAGCCCTTTATCAAAGATAGAGATGTCGTTGGTTACTGGCTTCCAGAGAACGTTATAACGAGAGAAGCAGCTAAAATCGTTGCCGAATCCACGCAGAAGGAAATACTATTCCTTTTGGACGAACGGCAGTTTGTGGGTCTTCACCTCCCCCAAGCGAAGTTCTCCTGCAACACCTACAAATGTGATGATAAAACAGCGTATGTCTTTGGACGGGATCACCAGCTAAGTGATGCTTTTGCCTTCAACACACTGGACGTTGACGGTCTTGTGAGGGCCGTTGTGGAAGGAAGAGTGGATGTCTTCAAAGAGAATGCAGGGATTCCATATTTGGTTTACCTTGCAAGCGACCTTGAGGCCTTGCTGAGCAACCCACAGCAGCTGGACAAGTTCCTCGGCTGGGTCGCAAGACTTGAGGAAAAAGGGGTTGAAGCGATAAATGCGGTGGAGTTCATTAGAAAGAAGAAGCGGGAAGAATTCAAAAAGCTTGAGGGAGAATGCACAGAGAACTTCAGAATCAATGTCAAGGACTATTCAAGCTGGAGCGACTATTATGACCTAAGCATAGATGGAAGGACGAGCGACATGAGATGGCTTGGTATGAGAAGAGAAGACGGTAAAGTCATTAACCGTCTTTATAAAGGAAATAAGGTTTCACAGCTCTGGAAATATGCCTTCACAAAGCTTTTCAGAGAGCTCAACAGGAGCATACGATTTGGTGTTGTTGACTTAATCCGCAAGTATCTCCCAGAGGCGGAGATCGATGCTATAAAAGAATTCCTGGTTAGATATGCGAGGATATTCTTCAGGGAGCACTATGAGTACTTCGAGATGGACACAACGGTTGAGTACGTTATGGGACCCATTAAAGACCTCGACCCAACGCTGGCCTTAAGATTGGGAAGGATATACTATATCATGCTGCTCGCCAACCACTCCTGCCCGCGCTTCTGGGAGAACATCGACACGAGAGTAACTTTTGGAAACGTCTCCGCAATCAGCAAAGCTTTGATAGAGCTTATGAAAGTTTATATCGAAGAGAACATGCACGAGAGGGCAAACTACATTCTCCTCGAATATATGAAGCTCCTTGCATTCCCGCAGCTTTACTATGATTACGAGCTTTTCAAGATGCCCGGGCTTGAAGGGTGGGAGACGAGTGAACAAGCGTGGTTTGAGAGCTTAAAGAGTGAAGTTCCAAACTGTGATTACAACGTGGTAACGAGGGCTGCTCTCTTCGTTGGGAAGGAAGACCTCCCAGAAGATATCAAAAGTGCAATAGAAGTTCTCTACGATTTGAGAAAAGCTGTTGCAGATACTGGACACATCCCCGGAGAAATGCACGGAAACTGGGAAAACAGGGAATGGTGCGAGCATAGGGCTAAACTTTAG